From Watersipora subatra chromosome 2, tzWatSuba1.1, whole genome shotgun sequence, one genomic window encodes:
- the LOC137387342 gene encoding meteorin-like protein: protein MWGLRLQNTLGLFVTLLIHLTLSLDYDCDHELWDEVTQGRLVKNLEFSCTSGRVTWHAPYGGLFIEIKGPLKEHKLCIKAESIHTSALISSIGNNGRPKRLFTIEETPKNGRQHTHSMCFPAYGSTLLFMEPATGAFVSAKIILDYDVDLNPKYGEDACSPCTDEELLYNYCSSDFVAIGHVTAIDSSPAANRLSVKIDMLKQQSSKYFKKHQEADKYYTGKLYTPSHCKMEHSNDKFVFMGKIKFNRAELVCAPTYEDFADLQKRSKLKGTTLCS from the exons ATGTGGGGTCTTCGATTACAAAATACTCTGGGACTATTCGTCACTCTGTTAATTCATTTAACACTCAGTTTGGATTATGACTGCGACCACGAACTCTG GGATGAAGTTACACAAGGAAGATTGGTAAAAAACCTTGAATTCTCCTGCACATCAGGCCGAGTGACTTGGCATGCCCCTTACGGTGGATTATTTATAGAGATCAAAGGTCCTTTGAAAGAACATAAACTTTGTATAAAAGCTGAAAGTATCCACACTTCGGCTCTTATCAGTTCGATTGGGAACAATGGACGGCCTAAAAGACTTTTTACTATAGAAGAAACGCCGAAGAATGGACGACAGCATACACATTCAATGTGCTTTCCAGCCTATGGCAGCACACTTCTGTTTATGGAACCTGCAACAGGTGCATTCGTCTCAGCGAAGATCATTCTGGATTACGACGTGGACTTAAATCCTAAATACGGAGAGGATG CGTGCAGTCCGTGTACAGATGAAGAACTGCTGTATAATTACTGCTCGAGTGATTTTG TTGCTATTGGACACGTGACAGCAATCGATTCCTCTCCGGCAGCCAATCGACTCTCAGTAAAGATAGACATGCTCAAGCAACAGTCTTCaaaatacttcaaaaaacatCAAGAAGCTGATAAATACTATACAGGAAAACTCTACACGCCGAGTCACTGTAAAATGGAGCACAGTAATGACAAGTTTGTTTTCAtgggaaaaataaaatttaatcgggCTGAGCTAGTGTGCGCTCCAACCTACGAAGACTTTGCCGACCTACAGAAAAGATCAAAATTAAAAGGAACGACTCTCTGTTCATGA